The sequence below is a genomic window from Plutella xylostella chromosome 14, ilPluXylo3.1, whole genome shotgun sequence.
gagagagaaagagattttgtttttcctctggatgtgttaggtttactgggtttactaagttcattctgttaatggcatcaagttgttatgtgttcataagtaataattatttattaacaaaatgctgttgattctccacgaaaatgtaaaaataaaaataaaataaataaaaataaattcgtaacgtaaaattgtcaatgacggaatttcttctatagacagtagccacaaaaaaaacaaacgatagatggcgtgatttgaagataaagatacattttttcgacacatagacagcaacaacaacaaaaatacagatttaaagaaaagaaacacatacttatacaaaacaacaaagaaaaaaaaaggatacacatcaaaataactggaaaaaatataagccccaatttacttgtgtgggacagggagtaccataatatttttttttgggttactCCCCATttcgtttctgagaaaaagggcggtgacagacagtcagtcagacagacggacaacaaagagatcctataacggttgctttttttcttttgacgttcgaaaccctaaaattaagtaaaaatattatgctgccaaaaaatgtacttacaggtattgaaaaagcggtatataaacaaattataccagcagagggttcaccatttagctgaatgttacttagaaaacggccttgagtggcggtcaagttggtccccgcctgcgatagtttccattaacattgggactcgttttcatgtttttagcgtacagtcaggtttttagttttttataattgtatttttttatttgtaactttttagttgtttttattttatgaaattttacgtcggtaggtagttcatgatcattttttatttcaataattttggtgttgttatttaaataccttcaatatgcatatttttgtaatgtgaaaatcaagtcctttcatttgataccttacacggcaaagttgaattattattttttcgatcatcacgttatgtcctcaagagggcgctatgtacattttaatggaacgtcacatagcctatagccatcgcgccatcaatacgcttctaacaatacctcatacatcaaaatctatcaagccgtttaggctacaggagggaacaaagaaacagacaaacatacatatatacatacatacaatcaaaaaacattaccctcctccttcggcagtcgggtaaaaaggagtaagacagggggtcattctgaacttttgctctacgagttttggaaattaacaaaaaaaaacctttttcatagaaactttgttggacatgtgactttttaccatggaaaatgaatattttttttcgcgaatttgcaaatctcgtagaacaaaagttgttcagaatgaccccttgagtcatccccttttggcttagtatagcccttttgcgacactatgtatttactttgctttgtcgtcggggttcagttggctggaggatgcccgaaacttattatctacactttaatacttttagttacctttctacaagtaaataccacatttgtttgagaaagctaatcgggttccgagtatagagtaaagtggcacccctattaatttctactctttcctggtgcctaccagtgtaagtaagaattatacttacttaccctaaaatcacccaaaatgtacttgaacataattgtcaataaagttggcgagtaaaagtttatcgacccactgtgcaaacttacatgtgtgcgtgtcactgcgtgtgctgtgtgaagagcattgaaaacccaaaattggcgcggcacgtcaccctgtacgggcccttaactGTAAGCGGCTAAACTTAGACCTCTTTACAGGCGCGACATCAAACCCGAggctaaattaataaatagatACTACGTAGTTGTTATAAGTCAACATATAGGTAGCGTACCTACTCTTTATTTGTGCACAAAAGAATATACACTTAGTCTACTGGGGAGCTAGGCTAGCTGAGCTGAAATTACGTGTTCAAAGGTTCCACACGAGAGAGCCGTATGTAATAAATactagtattattatatagtaataaaaatagaataggGTACAAAGAGCGTTCTTATCACTTCCAGctatctcttccaggcaacctttatTCATTAGTTCTGTTTAATCGTTTCAGATCGAGAACGTCCAACTCCTGGACAAGTACAACGTGCGGAACCCCTCCAAGGGGACCCTTCACTTCGCGACCACGCATCTTATATTCGTGGACCATGACAAGAAGAAAGAGACTTGGGTGAGTTAAATATTcaataaaagttttatataaataattataaagtcgCGGAAGACCAAGGTGGAAATGGCGGGATAACCGCGATTGGAGTTTTCCTGAATAGTCGGAGAAATCACATGATCGCACACGGTTGATAGGCAACACGGAATATGCATGTGATTCAAAtgaaggtcaaatattatttcaaaattatgcctacatcaatatttttgttataattcatttttgagcgagtaaataattgttgaaaGGTACAAAAAACCTCGGTAACTTTAAACCTTACAACGAAACGTGACACATTTTCTTACTACTACTAGTACTTTTTtagcgttgaattttttttactataataaagcgatgtaaaactatgcaataagataaaaaaataaatgcatattccctattcatAAGGGGGCTTACAGAGCAGTGGGACACGAAACAGGCAACATTAAAGTAATTGCGATCCTAATGGTCTTAGAAATTGATCGTACGCGGTATAGAAGATTCaatcattatcatcaataaaGAGAAACACTTTGCTGATGAAATATTTATCCGTACCTCAGTACATTAATGAGTACTCGTCGATCCGACCGATTcgagtgaaataaataatgtacaatGTACCTACGGTTTATTGATTACCCAGACTTCTATTAAATACTAGAAGTTTGGTCATATATTGCGCTGAATAAGTTAGCAGTTTGTTCCACAGCCATGCAGAATAATGTACCACCATTACTAAAGCTTTACAAAAAATCAGACAATCGGTTCGGTTAATGCAACGAAATAGTAGTAATATTGTGGTAGCGCAGACAAGCTAGGTACGTTTACACCACCGTGAAGCTTTTTGTTGGTATCGAGCTGGTTGTAAATCCATTTTGTGGTAAAGAATCATAGCATTGCCACTCTGACAGAGACAGTTTTATTCGCCTCATACTATACCTCTTTTTTGACTTCTTTATCAACACCCTAACATCCTCCCGTCCCCAGATCATGCTCATGAACATATCCTCAGTTTGGCACTCTAAGAGGTCTGGTTTCTCAGGTCCTTTTTCCGGACTTATTTTATCAACAACCTAACATCCTCCCGTCTCCCCCAGATCCTCATGCATATCACCTTTATCAATATACGTCCTCTCGTCTCCAGATCCTGCTCATGCACATATCGTCAGTGGAGCGCCTCGCCATCAGCACGGCGGGGTCGCCGCTGCTGGTGCGGACCAAGAACTTCCAGTCGGTGCTGTTCGTCATCCCGCGCGAGAGGGACTGCCACGAGATGTTCCAGACGCTGCAGCGGCTGAGCCAGCCAGGtgagtgtgggacgccctcagCCTCGCTGGGCGTAAGAGGGTACACATTAGGCGTTTTGAAACGCGCCCCTTGGTTGGGGACTGGGGTAAAGCGGTCTATCGAAGGCACGCAACCGCGCGCTTCTGACGcgactattctattctattctattctctgtaggggggtacactacataattccgaattacttttttacgaatatgaaaataacgatttttaaaatttcgaatttcatagttccgaataattcacaataccgaattttaagtttccgaataacgaaaatcacgaatagtttataaacgaaatttcaaacaacatatttattaaaatgacgaaagtcaattttccgaatattattatttcgatgtttcaaaagtacatttttttattatatcgaattgttaaaattacgaatcccgaagttttaatattccgaaaatacaaattctcgaatgtttcttagttaacaagaaatggttatatgaattatgcagcataatgcgtataaaaacaatattttttaagctatattatgtgaaacgctccgctccgcttcgctgcgctccgctttgtttttcgatatctatgtgcacctaacacgctcctcctcgctttgctcgtcgtcgcacctatctttaggtttaggtcctaaggtttttaagtttaaacactaactaatttgaaacgctccgctccgcttcgctgcgctccgctttgtttttcgatatctatgtgcacctaacacgctcctcctcgctttgctcgtcgtcgcacctatctttaggtttaggtcctaaggtttttaagtttaaacaccataaaaatcctagcaattgttttgctctaaatttgaaacgctccgctccgcttcgctgcgctccgctttgttttttgatatctatgtgcacctaacacgctcctcctcgctttgctcgtcgtcgcacctatctttaggtttaggtcctaaggtttttaagtttcaacaccataaaaatcctagcaattgttttgctctatatttgaaacgctccgctccgcttcgctgcgctccgctttgtttttcgatatctatgtgcacctaacacgctcctcctcgctttgctcgtcgtcgcacctatcttttggttttggttctaaagttttaaagacgtttatgtttttttgtcaaaatcacgaattatcatatttccgatcgggatttgactttttcgtgattataataaatcggtattttatttttcgtatattaaagtaatcgtattttttaacattcgtatatttaacaatcgtaataacaatattcgtgattataatattcgaaattataattttcgtcattattataattcggtatttacaaaaatcggtattgcaatatttcgtaaattacatattcggggttatcaaattcggaaaaaagtttttcggaatatttgggtgttccctcTGTAGGGGTgtgagtacctgcacctggctctctcgagtggaacctttgtgcatatccccaaggtctaaactgccttcctaagcttggaccatttcccaccacgctggtccactgcgggttggtgggttcacatatctagatgtgctaaatctagatatgcaggtttcctcacgatgttttccttcaccgtaggagcgatggtatacattgtacttaagttaaaagaactcattggtacatgtcagcgccgggattcgaacccgcatctcttgcgtgagaagcgggcgcttacccgactgagctaccaccgctctccactgagctaccaccgctctcctGACGCGACTAATCTGTATACGCTTTTAATATTACTAtggttaggtacctatagtaatATTCAATGTAATTCTCCAttgtcacgtgaccaacatactttctatggaaaaagaaaaaaaatgattttattttcgggcttagatataccatgctgcacatgtaggtttcggtttagtcttataccctttttgcaacaccctgtataccaaGGTTGCcagtaagagatcgctcttagcgataagttgtattttttatgtgtttttcTATTTGTGGTGAACCAAtatagaaatattattttctgttctatTATCTACCACTGAAACCACGGATTTAAAAGATCTTTCAGACAaaagattataataattatcttgtttaTAGTCTAACCATTAATCCCATCCCTACTCCAGTGCACATAGACGAGCTGTACTGCTTCCACTACAAGTCGACCCCCGAGGACCTGCCCAAGTCGGCCGGCTGGCACTACTTCGACATGCACACGGAGTTCCAGCGCATGAACGTGCCCAATGAACACTGGGTGCTGTGCACGGCTAACAAGGACTATGAGGTACGAAACATTACTGATTTAGTTGGTGGTTTCTGAGTTTGATAAAGTACAGAAGAGTATAACGACTTCTTCTTAGCGTCTCGGCGACAAACACTCCAGACGACACGCGTCCAGTGTTTGTCGCCgcggtgaaaggattagcccgTCAGATAAGTTGTCAGCCGCTGACTGCTCAAGCCTGACGAATGGAGCTTACTGCTCACCATGTTATGCTGCTATGCAGAATCGATCAGGTGTAAAACACATATATGTTATACCGTTATACCTTATGTCgatgaataataaaaacaatgtgtgaataataaaaaaaatatgaggaTATCTCACACACGCCATCCGTCCCCAAGCGAGGCATAGCCGGTAATGTGAGTATCGGACAGccgatatatctacacagatgcAAGAACTTCATGAAACTGTCATATTTTACTTACAgtcaaatcaaaaatattggttttgtaggaattttactgtaatgtacTGCAatgttgaataaataaataataagtgtATATATAAAACTgaagtaaataagtatttttttataaatcttcCAGCTCTGCGACACGTACCCGTCCGAGTTCTACGTGCCGGCACGCGCGACGACCGCCATCTTGCTCGGCAGCGCCAACTTCCGGTCGCGCGGACGACTTCCGGCGCTGTCGTACCTGCATTCCAACATGGCCGCCATCGCGAGGTGCAGCCAGCCTCTTAGCGGCTTCTCGGCAAGGTAACATCAATTacaatttattacattatgtaCAGTGGGCTACAAAACACCTGATCCCCTCTCAGTAGCAATGTTAAGAGGGGTAAGGTTTCTGTGCAGGCCACTGCACTACATTTCGTATTGCTTAACCAACATCTGACAGTAAAAGAGACAACTATGGTTTGGACGGTTAGACGTTAGAAACCTAGGCGAGATAAAGACTATTATAAACATTTCATAATGCAATAAGTACAATTATTTTCGTTCCAGATGCATGGAAGACGAACAAATGCTGGATCTCATTCGTAGAGCGAATCCCAACTGCGGCTACATGTATGTCGTCGACACGAGGCCGAGGGTAAGTTTACATCTCAGTCTATGTACTATGTATCGACTAATAAACGCTTAACCTATAAATATTAGTCTACCAAAAAACGTGAAATGCATTATTGTACATTTTGCTGTAATAgtctttaatttaaatatagctTAGCAAAGCACTGCGAATTTTGCTGAGCTTTATTGGCACTGCGCTTTCATACTATGAGCTTATCAGACCACATACACCTGACATTAACATTATTAACGTTTGAAGTTCCATAAAAGAGTCATACATTACTTTTTCGTTTACAACAGAATTTTGAGCATTTTGGCCAAGTTGtgaattttgtattttcattaCAGAGCATCCAACTGGAATTTtccatatatgtataagtattatactTCTCACTTGTGCAATGCTGATGCTAAATACACTATAGAAAAACTGTGATGTTATTATACATAAACCTTCCTCTTTAATCCTATCCtgtctatttaaaaaaaaacgcatcaATATCCGTTGCGTAGTTTAGATTTAAGCTTACAAAGGGACACAGAAAGTGACTTGGTGTTATACTATGTAGTgattattgtatattataatatttattcatataaatacattttagatAAACGCGATGGTGAACCGCGCGGCCGGCAAGGGCTACGAGAACGAGGCGTTCTACGAGAACATAAAGTTCCAGTTCATGGGCATCGGCAACATACACGTCATGCGCAAGAGCCTGCAGAAACTGGTCGAGAGTGAGTCGCTATACctcctacatacatacatatatttcatacatacatatacatatgctcacgactgtaacgACCGCTAtccgctgtacatttgtactcaagtgataggtcgcgagccgtatcgccatttttgaatgagtacaatgcactgaagttgtcgggtaagtgggcgacccgactgtcagatgttttcaagccgcccgaaggcctctgtctaggcttaacgactgctgccgaagcagcaaccgggaacAACGGCTTAACGTGTCGTCCGAAGTActgaagcgtccagaaaaggaCCACTttaaatcggtcacccatccaattgctgaccgtgccagttttTGCTTAACCTCCAACCTTAAgccagctcgactacggacgctgtTCTCCTCCATACATTAATTAACAATACACAAGccagatggtgtgtcacatacacgTTATGCGGAAGAGGGGTACCTAAACAGATAAGATGAGCTTAATGACACCGCCGCCGTCTACaatattcattgctcgtgagtgtatttttaatgcatttgaatcataaacatatttacttgTTTCAGCGTGTGAACAAACCAGTCCTACGATGTCTTCCTTCCTCAGTGGTTTGGAGTCCTCGGGTTGGCTGAAACATATcaagtaagtattatagttGTATTTCTTAATCTGCAGTAGATGGCAGGCACAGATGGAAGACCCAGAGACcattgtccagcagtgggacGCAATAGGTAGTAAAAAAACAGCAGTAGTTcaaaagtaggtatagttcGGACAACTTGGTAGTTATGAAGTTGGCTGCGATGACACTTTTATGctttttgaatgaatgaatgaataggtTGACCAGGTACAAAAGTGAATTCGCTGGCAACTTTATATGTATGTTGTTTGAACCGAACTGTACTAGTGATCACTGCATTGTTGCCCCAAACCCTATACTTGTACTATCATATTCAAAAGCATAATAATCACTATACGAAATTGAGTAAGCCGGTGATGCTATTAGCATTTAAATCTCCAAATAATACTCACTGTTTCCCCCTCCCCAGATCGATCCTAGACACGGGCTGGTGGATAGCCTCGGCCGTGGCCCGCGGCGCCAGCGTCTGCGTCCACTGCAGCGACGGCTGGGACCGCACCGCGCAGGCTTGTTCACTGGCGGCCCTACTGCTGGACCCACACGCGCGCACCACCAGCGGCTACcaggtgtgtgtgtgtgtgtgtgtgtgtgtgtgtgtgtgtgtgtgtgtgtgtgtgtgtgtgtgtgtgtgtgtgtgtgtgtgacggCTGGGACCGCACCGCGCAGGCTTGTTCACTAGCGGCCCTACTGCTGGACCCACACGCGCGCACCACCAGCGGCTACcaggtgtgtgtgtgtgtgtgtgtgtgtgtgtgtgtgtgtgtgtgtgtgtgacggCTGGGACCGCACCGCGCAGGCTTGTTCACTAGCGGCCCTACTGCTGGACCCACACGCGCGCACCACCAGCGGCTACcaggtgtgtgtgtgcgtgtgcgtgtgtgtgtgtgtgtgtgtgtgtgtgacggCTGGGACCGCACCGCGCAGGCTTGTTCACTAGCGGCCCTGCTGCTCGACCCACACGCGCGCACCACCAGCGGCTACcaggtgtgtgtgtgtgtgtgtgtgtgtgtgtgtgtgtgtgacggCTGGGACCGCACCGCGCAGGCGTGTTCACTAGCGGCCCTACTGCTGGACCCACACGCGCGCACCACCAGCGGCTACcaggtgtgtgtgtgtgtgtgtgtgtgtgtgtgtgtgtgtgtgtgggtgtgtGTGTGACGGCTGGGACCGCACCGCGCAGGCGTGTTCACTAGCGGCCCTACTGCTGGACCCACACGCGCGCACCACCAGCGGCTACcaggtgtgtgtgtgtgtgtgtgtgtgtgtgtgtgtgtgtgtgtgtgggtgtgtGTGTGACGGCTGGGACCGCACTGCGCAGGCGTGTTCACTAGCGGCCCTACTGCTGGACCCACACGCGCGCACCACCAGCGGCTACcaggtgtgtgtgtgtgtgtgtgtgtgtgtgtgtgtgtgtgtgtgtgtgtgtgtggtgtgtGTGTGACGGCTGGGACCGCACTGCGCAGGCGTGTTCACTAGCGGCCCTACTGCTGGCACAAATTCTCCCTAACATAGTCATACACCGTGCCTAAACTAAACTTCCCTCCTACAATTCCAGGCACTACTCTAAAAGGACTGGCTCTCGTTCGGGCACAAATCCTCCCTAAGAAACCCATACGCGCTAAAAAACTAAACTTCCCTCCGACAATTCCAGGCACTGATCGAGAAGGACTGGCTCTCATTCGGACACAAGTTCTCGGCGCGCTGCGGGCACGTGGCGGGCGACGagcgggagcgcgcgccggTGTTCACGCAGATGCTGGACTGCACGTGGCAGGTACATTATATACTGtgaaatacataatgtatatcATTAGATGTGTATTATAGAGAAGGAGTGGCTCTCGTTCGGTGTTCACGCAGATGCTGGACTGCACTTGGcaggtatattatatactgtgaaatacataatatgtatatcatTAGGCATGTATTATAGAGAAGGAGTGGCTCTCGTTCGGTGTTCACGCAGATGCTGGACTGCACTCGGCAGGTGGGACCATATGGGTTGACTCAGAGAGTCATCCTAAACAACATTGGTTTTACAACTTGCTTCCTCATAGAACTTTGGTGCTTACGcctgaaatattatgtatgacgATTACGTAACCGTTATTTtgtaatacagcaatatttgtaggtacagTGAGCAATATTACGCAacaaagtgtattttttttagttttttagacaattttttattatttttctgctAAGCTAGCACGCAGCGCAATACATGTCAAAAGTTccccgtcgcgctcgctcttgagtccgcgtgatgcaaaacttttgtcacatcttGACACGCGCATCTTACGCCCCATCCTAGCCCTTCTGTTGACCCTTGtaacatttgttttattgCTAACGCGTTAAATATCATTTAAGTGAACTTTTTTACTGTAtacgtatttatttttttttagattacgTTAAATGTTAGTTTCTATTTAGGATTCAGCAGAATATAAGCgctcagtaaaaaatatttttctgcaGCATGTAAAGCGGAGCTGAATACCTTTTTCTATACtagtttgttgtttatttactttgtatgtacggtggcctgcgcctaatattatatatatactataGTTATGTAtcctaatattatatgtatattattattatcttttataaatttatataattatttgaatgtattgttattatatattaagaaaattattaagtgactttttagtttttagttttttcatCTTACATACTTttacggttttttttttttttttgcacatcttTGTACTTGTTTTCCTgcacctcctgtaggttggctggtagaaaatgctcttagcattaagcccaccttttgtacatgtatttgtatatttgtgcaataaagaattataaaaaaaaaaaaaaaaagtatacaggcggagtttttaaaatagcgatccctgatgatgaccACATTCCATTCCAGCTGCTCCGCCAGTGCCCCTCGGCGTTCCAGTTCAACGAGCGGTTCCTGCTGACGCTGCACGACCACGCGCACGCCGCGCAGTACGGCACCTTCGTGGGGAACTGCCAGAAGGACCGCCGCGACCTCAGGTATTCTATTGTGGgggtaacagtacctgcacctggctctctcgaatggaacctttgtgcatatccccaaggtctaaactgccttcctaagcttggaccattttcccaccacgttggtccactgcgggttggtgggttcacatatctagatgtgctaaatctagatatgcaggtttcctcacgatgtttttccttcaccgtaagagcgatggtatacattgtacttaaattcagaaaagaactcattggaaCATGTCatcgccgggattcgaacccgcatctctggcgtgagaagcgggcgcttacccgactgagctaccaccgctcttaatgtaacatgttacaCAGCGAGCATTGCAGTGCAGTCAGTACGTAGTTTTATGGGGTAACCAGTGAGCAACCAGCCGATTCTAGAACACAGCGTTGTGTAACATGCTCGCTGGGAATGTTACATTACAGTCCGTAACGTTGGTCAGTACCCACCTTGAGAGTAACGTAAACGGATCGCCTTccttttcttctgtcaaccagaagggctagtatggggtgcatttaagacgtgatatAACTTGtctgtcgcgctcgctcttgtgGCTGCGGGATGGgagtgagcgcgacgcaaAACTTATGTcgcgtcttaaatgcgccccgtgtgACTAGCCCAGGCGTTCGAGAGCTCGCGACAGAAGAAAAGAAAGGCGACCGTCCGTTTACGTTAccaatttttataacatttaatatagaatttgatcaaaatattgacgttttcagttggtattctgatacgctgttatatgtacttcaatattgcaggcGATGTTATTTGTCAcaggaactttttcatcgcCCATAAATCTAATACATTAATGAAACATTGCAGATTATCAGAGCGCACGTTCTCGCTATGGGGCTACATGGCGAGCCACCTCAGCGAGTACAAGAACCCGCTGTATAACCCCAAGGCGCATCCCGACGTGTTACAGCCAGACTTGAGCCCGCAGAGTATTAGgtaatgtacctactcgtTTAATATCAATCTGTCAGCCATCACAGGCGCCACTTTTTATAGGAGATTCGCCACAATTTGTATGTCATCTTGATCAGCGCCCCTGTCGGTAAAAAACGCATCCAAATTCCTATCGAATTACCTAAacttaactttaattatttatcatttagATAATCGTCTACTGAGTAGTTCCTATCATTCCTATCTTTTCTTGCACATCATCACTGTTATCATAACTTGCGGCttaatggtgtagtggttagtgaacCTGACtactatgccgaaggtcccggattcgattcccggctggggcagatttttgtttaaagacagatatttgtgttcgggtcttgggtgttcatatttatatttagtatctatctatctatgtatttgtgtagatatatcagccgTCCGaaacccataacacaggttctgcctagcttggggtcggatggccgtgtgtgagatgtccccacatatttattattattattttattattaatattgctTTCTTCCTTCTTCAGATTCTGGCGAGGCATGTACTGTCGGCACGAGAGCGGCGTTCACCCGCGGGAATCACTGGCGGACCTTCTACCAGCAGCCGTGGAACATAGTGCTGCGTTACAGCTGCACATCAATTATCTCAGCCAGGTGAGTCGTGCGGGAGTCACTCGCGGACCTAGTGCCGGCCGCCGTGGAACATATGCCGCGTTACAACTGCACATCAACTATCTCACCCAGGTGAGTATGGCCGGCTATAAAACCACTAccacaacctacatctacatGGCTACAGAACTAGTTTTCCCTGACGGTTGaaggttcttcggcagatatgacagATCAACCTTCATAACGGATACTACACCCGAAGCGGTATTAAAGTACATTGTTTAGTTGcggattttatataaaaagataCACTTACATAGATTGTTTTCCTTTTATGACAAGAGTGAAaaggtacttat
It includes:
- the LOC105398233 gene encoding myotubularin-related protein 6 isoform X3; protein product: MDFIKISKIENVQLLDKYNVRNPSKGTLHFATTHLIFVDHDKKKETWILLMHISSVERLAISTAGSPLLVRTKNFQSVLFVIPRERDCHEMFQTLQRLSQPVHIDELYCFHYKSTPEDLPKSAGWHYFDMHTEFQRMNVPNEHWVLCTANKDYELCDTYPSEFYVPARATTAILLGSANFRSRGRLPALSYLHSNMAAIARCSQPLSGFSARCMEDEQMLDLIRRANPNCGYMYVVDTRPRINAMVNRAAGKGYENEAFYENIKFQFMGIGNIHVMRKSLQKLVETCEQTSPTMSSFLSGLESSGWLKHIKSILDTGWWIASAVARGASVCVHCSDGWDRTAQACSLAALLLDPHARTTSGYQALIEKDWLSFGHKFSARCGHVAGDERERAPVFTQMLDCTWQLLRQCPSAFQFNERFLLTLHDHAHAAQYGTFVGNCQKDRRDLRLSERTFSLWGYMASHLSEYKNPLYNPKAHPDVLQPDLSPQSIRFWRGMYCRHESGVHPRESLADLLPAAVEHSAALQLHINYLSQRISTFKRLLSGKKEEKAKETGVVNYQNGNSDTVEIDTGVEQLHIDNKLHYETGGTVSEMECANHDHPLKEAVTTTAKPLRIPLITEKVDANIPVTFSQLEQEVNSVALDWKSLKNVTECGCSTPLEHFSRKHHCWGCGAALCTRCVSARGPLPALASPRAAPACQACRLAHEAATPTSAN
- the LOC105398233 gene encoding myotubularin-related protein 6 isoform X2 encodes the protein MLNSLTRTSMMGELGRLAHWLKGDCVNAEEFAGLAVTEKIENVQLLDKYNVRNPSKGTLHFATTHLIFVDHDKKKETWILLMHISSVERLAISTAGSPLLVRTKNFQSVLFVIPRERDCHEMFQTLQRLSQPVHIDELYCFHYKSTPEDLPKSAGWHYFDMHTEFQRMNVPNEHWVLCTANKDYELCDTYPSEFYVPARATTAILLGSANFRSRGRLPALSYLHSNMAAIARCSQPLSGFSARCMEDEQMLDLIRRANPNCGYMYVVDTRPRINAMVNRAAGKGYENEAFYENIKFQFMGIGNIHVMRKSLQKLVETCEQTSPTMSSFLSGLESSGWLKHIKSILDTGWWIASAVARGASVCVHCSDGWDRTAQACSLAALLLDPHARTTSGYQALIEKDWLSFGHKFSARCGHVAGDERERAPVFTQMLDCTWQLLRQCPSAFQFNERFLLTLHDHAHAAQYGTFVGNCQKDRRDLRLSERTFSLWGYMASHLSEYKNPLYNPKAHPDVLQPDLSPQSIRFWRGMYCRHESGVHPRESLADLLPAAVEHSAALQLHINYLSQRISTFKRLLSGKKEEKAKETGVVNYQNGNSDTVEIDTGVEQLHIDNKLHYETGGTVSEMECANHDHPLKEAVTTTAKPLRIPLITEKVDANIPVTFSQLEQEVNSVALDWKSLKNVTECGCSTPLEHFSRKHHCWGCGAALCTRCVSARGPLPALASPRAAPACQACRLAHEAATPTSAN